From Pedobacter aquae:
TTTTTTCTGGATTTTAGAAGCAGGAATTTCTAACTTATAATCTGGACCTATTAAAGTAGCCAATAACTCGCCGTTAAGGATAACTTTAGCGCTTTGTTCTACCTTGCCTAAGTCTAACAAATAAAAATCCGCTTTAGCTTTTGGCTGTTTAAATGAAGTGGTATAAGCGGCTGTTCCTGAGAATTTCTCGTAATCTGCACCGTTAACTGTCCAAGATTTTAGCTCTTTTAATACCAAAGGTTGAGGCAAAACAGGTCCGCCTTTAATGAACGTTACTTTCCACTCGTTACCTAACGAAATTGCGTTTCCTGCTGCTTTAGCATAAGGATAGCTAGTTTCATTAATCTCATTATCAAAAGTTTGTAGGATGCAGCTTTCGCCTTTCTTTAACTGCAAATAAACCTGTGTGCCTTTAGCATCTTGACGGATAGCGGCATAACCTTTTTCGCCCGTCATAGGGTTAAATAATGCTACGCTATTGGCTTTGGTATTGATATTAACCCAAGTATCTACAGCTGCTGCACTTTCATTTAAAATGAAATAATATTTACCACCTTCGTAAGACCTACGTATGGTTGATAAACCTTGTATCTTCATGGTTTCTGCTTTTATCTGCGCAGCATCCATTAAAGCAGGTATTTCATCGCTTATTATAATGCTTCCTTTACCCACCAAGGCTTTCTTTAATTTACCGTTTTGCTGAAACTGAAGTAAACCCAAAACATCTTTAAAAGCCTTTTGTCTTTCTGCTAAGTTTGCTAAGCCCGGTACATCTTGAGGTAAGCTTTTATAAAATGTGATGTTAGCACCAGCATCGGCAAGTTTTAACAATTGCTGAATGGTTTCTAAAGGCATAAACTCTGCCGCAGGCACTAGAATGGTTTTATAGCTTATATCGGCAGTTTTAATTTGGTTGTTGGCTACGCTTGTAGCTAATATTTGCTTATCAGAAATATAATCAAAGGCATAACCGCTTTTGTTTAGGCTAGTAGCAACATGTTCAAAAGGTGTATTTTTAAAGCCATGTTCTATACCGTCATAATGTCTGATGATAGCTTTTTCTCTTTCTGCATAAGAATCTGCCATTGGCAAATACAAGAGAATATCATTATCTGCTTTTCCTTTTTGTAAGAAAGATTGAGAACGAGCCACATAGTTGTTTAAGGCCGAAAAATCATCCCAAAAACTATTGTTTGGCGTAAAATGAACAGCTGCATAAAATATCCACCCTGGCCAAGCAGCATCTTTTGGAGTGTAATTAGCTCCATGATAAAAATTATGGTTGATACCACCTAGGAGAAATACATCTAAAGCTTTTTTAACATCACTAAGGCTAGACAAGAAATGGTCGTTCTCCCATGTTGCCGCTTCTGATGAGGATAATAATTTACCCGTTACATGTGCCGCAGAGGAAGCAAATTTTACTCTTAAAATATCTGTTCCTTCTGCTTCAGGAATATCTGTTGCAGCATATAAATCTAAAATATTAGCTGGCGAACCATGTGCTTGGTTACGGATAAGTTTACCTTTTCCTTGCGCCCATTTATGCCAAGCTTCGGTATAATTTTCTAGTAAAAGGTCTGATATGGTTTGACGATAATCTATCAAAACTCTGGTTGCTTGCAGTTTATCATCTGTAGCGCCAAAAAGAGCTGGAAGAAAATTTCTTAAATCATAGCCTCTTCTGGTTTTAAACTCGGTAAGGAAATCTGGTGTCCAACTGGCTTCGCCAAAAGCATCATCAACCTCGTAAGAATCATTAAAAAATGCTCTTAGGTAAGATAAATCATAACCGTTAAAAGCTTTATCAAAATAGCTTAAATAATTTTCGGTAGCTTTTAAAGAAA
This genomic window contains:
- a CDS encoding glycosyl hydrolase codes for the protein MKKPYKKIALALFFSGALSPLFAQNQPTWPQITQQTKPWTRWWWEGSAVDTANLSWMLNQYQKAGLGGLEITPIYGVKGQESKFINFTSPKWMDMLTYTLKTAKKLDLGIDMAQASGWPFGGPWVKDEDASKYFAPQTYTLKEGEKLSTPVLYDQKTVLRIVGEKISIDKIKEPITANENLQLHAFDQVRYPKKLKAQTLIGYSTKGEILDLTDKLDQQGQLNWTAPKGKGNWTLYALFQGLHGKMVERAGPGGEGYAIDHFSLKATENYLSYFDKAFNGYDLSYLRAFFNDSYEVDDAFGEASWTPDFLTEFKTRRGYDLRNFLPALFGATDDKLQATRVLIDYRQTISDLLLENYTEAWHKWAQGKGKLIRNQAHGSPANILDLYAATDIPEAEGTDILRVKFASSAAHVTGKLLSSSEAATWENDHFLSSLSDVKKALDVFLLGGINHNFYHGANYTPKDAAWPGWIFYAAVHFTPNNSFWDDFSALNNYVARSQSFLQKGKADNDILLYLPMADSYAEREKAIIRHYDGIEHGFKNTPFEHVATSLNKSGYAFDYISDKQILATSVANNQIKTADISYKTILVPAAEFMPLETIQQLLKLADAGANITFYKSLPQDVPGLANLAERQKAFKDVLGLLQFQQNGKLKKALVGKGSIIISDEIPALMDAAQIKAETMKIQGLSTIRRSYEGGKYYFILNESAAAVDTWVNINTKANSVALFNPMTGEKGYAAIRQDAKGTQVYLQLKKGESCILQTFDNEINETSYPYAKAAGNAISLGNEWKVTFIKGGPVLPQPLVLKELKSWTVNGADYEKFSGTAAYTTSFKQPKAKADFYLLDLGKVEQSAKVILNGELLATLIGPDYKLEIPASKIQKKNILEIQVANGMANRASWMDKTNQNYKIFYNINMSSRLPENRGADGLFTAKNWQPKPSGLTSQVSLIPLTHFKP